GCCCGCAGCTTCTCCACGGTCACGGGCGCGTCCGCCGAGAAGTGGACCCGCATGAAGAACAGTCCCGTGTCGTGGTCGCCGAACTGCTGGCTGTCCTCGATGTTGCAGCCGGTCATGAACAGGTAGCTCGACACGGCGTGCACGATGCCCTTCCTGTCCGGGCAGGAAAGGGTGAGGACGTACTGATCGGCCGGGACCGCGGCGCTGGTGGACTGCTCGTTCATGCAGGACAGGTTCCCACAAGGAACGACACCACCGGCAATCGTCCCGCTGGGCGGACCCGGGGGGCGGACCGGAGGCGGCCGCCACGGAACCGCTAGGCGGACCTCGTCATGATCCGCAGCACGTCCAGGCTGCGCGGCGCCGAGTCCGGCTCCTCGCCGTCACTCGCCGCGAGCCGCACGTGCGCGTCCCGGGCCGCCCGGACCGCCTCCGGCCACGCCTCGTGCTCCAGGTACGCGGCGACCGGCGCGTCCGGCCCGACCTGGTGCATGATCCGCAGCACCCGCAGCACCGCGGAGTCCACGAGGGCCGCCTCCTGCGAGTCGCGGAAGATCGTCCCGACGTACTTCTCGGCGGACCAGTGGTCCAGCCAGGTGTCCTCGACCAGCCGGTACACCGCGTCGGTCACGTCGCCGTAGCCGTCCACGCCGGCCAGCCAGACGTCCCGCTGGAATCCGGGATCGGAGAGCATGTGCAGCGCCGAGCGCACGTTGCTGCGCCAGCGCCACCACGGCATGTCGTTGGCAGGCATGCCGCCCATGGTGGATGAGCGACGGCCACGGCGGGAAGAGTTCTCCGAAGCTTGCACGGTCATCGATCGTACGTTCCCCTCCACATCGGTCACACCGGCCCCCGCAATTCACCTACGCGTCACCCATTGTTGACCAGAGATCACTCATGGGTTAGCCGTGT
This is a stretch of genomic DNA from Streptomyces hawaiiensis. It encodes these proteins:
- a CDS encoding SCO4402 family protein codes for the protein MTVQASENSSRRGRRSSTMGGMPANDMPWWRWRSNVRSALHMLSDPGFQRDVWLAGVDGYGDVTDAVYRLVEDTWLDHWSAEKYVGTIFRDSQEAALVDSAVLRVLRIMHQVGPDAPVAAYLEHEAWPEAVRAARDAHVRLAASDGEEPDSAPRSLDVLRIMTRSA